One segment of Nostoc piscinale CENA21 DNA contains the following:
- a CDS encoding serine/threonine-protein kinase, with the protein MLGNTLVGRYQIISYLGGGGFGETFVACDTQLPGSPQCVVKQLKPQVSNAATLEIARRLFDTEAQVLYKLGTHDRIPQLLAYFEENAEFYLVQEFIPGHDLTKELMAGKTLSQDQVILLLQEILEILEFVHQQNVIHRDINPRNLLRRDSDSRLILIDFGAVKQITTQIVTPEGQTKATVAIGTPGYLPSEQAQGTPKFSSDIYAVGVIAIQALTGIPAEELEKDAETNEIIWENKVQVSPDFVKFINKMVCYDFRQRYASATTALAALKNIIQPDQQTINISPGILQKNLTLKKHSKNLFIKLLWAFFFIGYHWYCSFICY; encoded by the coding sequence ATGCTGGGAAACACACTTGTTGGAAGATACCAAATTATTAGCTATTTGGGAGGTGGGGGATTTGGTGAAACCTTTGTAGCTTGTGATACTCAACTTCCAGGTTCGCCGCAATGTGTTGTCAAGCAACTCAAACCCCAAGTTAGCAATGCAGCTACCTTAGAGATAGCTAGGCGGTTATTTGACACAGAAGCACAAGTTCTTTATAAATTAGGCACACACGATCGCATTCCCCAACTGTTAGCTTATTTTGAAGAAAATGCCGAATTTTATCTTGTCCAAGAATTTATTCCCGGTCATGATTTAACTAAAGAGTTAATGGCGGGAAAAACTCTGAGTCAAGACCAAGTTATCTTACTCTTACAAGAAATACTCGAAATCTTAGAATTTGTTCATCAACAAAATGTCATTCATCGTGATATCAATCCCCGCAATTTACTCCGCCGCGACTCTGATAGCAGATTAATTTTAATTGATTTCGGGGCGGTCAAACAAATTACAACCCAAATAGTAACACCAGAAGGACAAACAAAAGCTACAGTTGCTATTGGTACTCCTGGTTATCTCCCTAGTGAACAAGCCCAAGGTACACCAAAATTTAGCAGTGATATCTATGCAGTGGGTGTCATTGCTATTCAAGCTTTGACGGGAATACCTGCTGAAGAGTTAGAAAAAGATGCTGAGACAAATGAAATTATCTGGGAAAATAAAGTGCAGGTTTCGCCAGATTTTGTCAAATTTATCAATAAAATGGTTTGTTATGATTTTCGGCAGCGTTATGCTTCAGCAACAACAGCATTAGCAGCTTTAAAAAATATCATTCAGCCTGATCAGCAAACCATCAATATATCTCCGGGCATTTTACAAAAAAATCTTACTCTTAAAAAGCATAGTAAAAATTTATTTATCAAGTTATTATGGGCATTTTTTTTTATTGGCTATCACTGGTATTGCAGCTTTATTTGTTATTAA
- a CDS encoding tetratricopeptide repeat protein, protein MAITGIAALFVINKINANNAVELSKQGNTLFELQRYQDALSVYKQAVNIKPDYAQGWNGQGKTLFKLKQYDAALTAYEKAIQIQPDYVDAWSGRGFTLQKLQRYPEAIAAFDKALQLHDDYPEVWNAKGEIFTELKQYDNAIKAYDKAIDLKSDYVEAWYSKGLAWQNLKNYEEAIAAYDQALEIKSDYYQAWYNRGNALVNLNRYEDAFRAYDKAVQYQPSYYPAWLSRGNVLITLRRYAEAVESFNQVIKNDADNYQAWYNLGWSKHQLQRYAEAIAAYNKAASIKRNADQLWYSLGNSQYNLQKYAEAIAAYNRALRYNPKHYESWYSRGNALLNLNRYPEAIASYNQAIKYKPDYQEAITARNQAENQLHKDKSKPIIVPTIPNSN, encoded by the coding sequence TTGGCTATCACTGGTATTGCAGCTTTATTTGTTATTAATAAAATTAATGCCAACAATGCTGTAGAATTATCTAAACAAGGAAATACATTATTTGAATTACAACGCTATCAAGATGCTTTATCCGTTTATAAACAAGCAGTAAATATTAAACCTGATTATGCTCAAGGCTGGAATGGACAAGGTAAAACATTATTTAAATTAAAACAATATGATGCAGCTTTGACAGCTTATGAGAAAGCAATTCAAATTCAGCCAGATTATGTAGATGCTTGGAGTGGCAGAGGTTTTACTTTACAAAAATTACAACGCTATCCAGAAGCGATCGCAGCTTTTGATAAAGCTTTACAACTCCATGATGATTACCCAGAAGTTTGGAATGCCAAGGGTGAAATTTTTACAGAATTAAAGCAATATGATAATGCAATTAAAGCTTACGATAAAGCTATAGATTTAAAATCCGATTATGTCGAAGCTTGGTATAGTAAAGGCTTGGCATGGCAAAATTTAAAAAATTATGAAGAAGCGATCGCAGCTTATGATCAAGCCCTAGAAATCAAATCCGACTATTATCAAGCATGGTATAATCGGGGCAATGCTTTGGTAAATTTAAACCGCTACGAAGATGCTTTTAGAGCTTATGATAAAGCGGTACAATACCAGCCGAGTTATTATCCAGCTTGGTTATCTAGAGGTAATGTCTTGATTACCTTACGCCGCTATGCAGAAGCCGTAGAATCATTTAACCAAGTAATCAAAAATGATGCAGATAATTACCAAGCATGGTATAACCTTGGTTGGTCAAAACATCAACTACAACGCTACGCCGAAGCCATCGCAGCTTATAATAAAGCCGCCAGTATTAAACGCAACGCTGATCAACTGTGGTACAGTTTGGGAAATTCTCAATACAATTTGCAGAAATATGCAGAAGCGATCGCAGCTTATAATAGGGCATTACGCTACAACCCAAAACATTACGAAAGTTGGTATAGCCGAGGCAATGCCTTACTCAATTTAAATCGCTATCCAGAAGCGATCGCATCTTATAATCAAGCTATTAAATATAAGCCTGATTATCAAGAGGCGATAACTGCACGCAACCAAGCCGAGAATCAACTACACAAAGATAAATCAAAACCCATCATCGTTCCCACAATACCTAATTCCAATTAA
- a CDS encoding aldose epimerase — protein sequence MSKITIEQRQYKTYILADETTGNQIEVVPERGGIITSWQVQGQEIFYLDAERFTHPDLSIRGGNPILFPICGNLPDNTYTHNGQQYTLKQHGFARDLAWELEEVSEDNTTYIKVHLVSNEQTKAVYPFDFHLSFSYKINGNTLEIQQHLHNSSATPIPFSTGFHPYFQAPDKSQLEFAIPAGEYQDQRTKERKFFGGNFDFNLDEIDVAFKQLTANSATVTDNSRKLKLTLDYGNEYPIVVFWTLKGKDFYCLEPWSAPRNSLNTGENLTVVEPGASYQASVRLTASFF from the coding sequence GTGTCTAAAATTACTATTGAACAAAGACAATACAAAACTTATATTCTGGCTGACGAAACCACTGGTAATCAGATAGAAGTGGTTCCAGAACGTGGTGGGATTATCACTAGCTGGCAAGTCCAAGGTCAAGAAATTTTCTACTTGGATGCAGAACGCTTTACTCACCCTGATTTGAGCATTAGGGGCGGGAATCCCATATTGTTTCCCATCTGCGGTAACTTACCTGATAACACTTATACTCACAACGGGCAGCAATATACCCTCAAGCAGCATGGCTTTGCCCGTGATTTGGCTTGGGAACTTGAGGAAGTCTCTGAAGACAATACAACTTACATCAAAGTTCATCTGGTCAGCAACGAGCAAACAAAAGCTGTATATCCCTTTGATTTTCATTTGAGTTTCAGTTACAAAATCAATGGGAATACCCTGGAAATTCAACAACATCTGCATAACTCTTCTGCAACACCAATACCCTTTTCTACTGGGTTTCATCCGTACTTCCAAGCCCCAGATAAAAGCCAGCTAGAGTTTGCTATTCCGGCTGGTGAGTATCAAGATCAGAGAACTAAGGAGAGAAAATTCTTTGGTGGGAATTTTGATTTCAACTTGGATGAAATTGATGTTGCCTTTAAGCAGCTAACTGCTAATTCAGCTACAGTCACCGATAATAGTCGTAAATTAAAATTGACTTTAGATTACGGCAATGAATATCCCATCGTAGTATTTTGGACACTCAAGGGCAAAGACTTTTATTGTCTGGAACCTTGGAGTGCGCCGCGCAACTCTCTGAACACAGGCGAAAATTTGACTGTGGTAGAGCCAGGAGCCAGCTATCAAGCATCTGTTAGATTGACGGCAAGTTTTTTCTAA
- the pdhA gene encoding pyruvate dehydrogenase (acetyl-transferring) E1 component subunit alpha, translated as MVQERTLPKFDTASAQITKAEGLMLYEDMVLGRFFEDKCAEMYYRGKMFGFVHLYNGQEAVSTGVIKAMRPGEDYVSSTYRDHVHALSAGVPAREVMAELFGKETGCSKGRGGSMHMFSAEHNLLGGYAFVAEGIPVAAGAAFQSKYRREVLGDPNADQVTACFFGDGAANNGQFFETLNMAALWKLPIIFVVENNKWAIGMAHDRATSDPEIYKKASVFNMVGVEVDGMDVLAVRSVAQEAVARARAGEGPTLIEALTYRFRGHSLADPDELRSKAEKEFWFSRDPIKKLAAYMVEQNLATEEELKSIDKKIQDLIDDAVKFAESSPEPDPSELYRFIFAEDE; from the coding sequence ATGGTTCAAGAACGGACGTTACCTAAATTTGATACTGCCAGCGCCCAAATCACCAAAGCAGAAGGCCTAATGCTTTACGAAGACATGGTGTTAGGACGCTTTTTTGAAGACAAATGCGCCGAAATGTACTATAGGGGCAAAATGTTTGGTTTTGTCCACCTATATAACGGTCAAGAAGCCGTTTCGACAGGCGTTATCAAGGCAATGCGTCCGGGAGAAGATTACGTTAGCAGTACTTACCGCGACCACGTTCACGCCTTAAGTGCGGGAGTTCCAGCTAGAGAAGTTATGGCCGAATTATTCGGTAAAGAGACAGGTTGCAGCAAAGGACGTGGCGGTTCCATGCACATGTTCTCTGCGGAACATAACTTATTAGGTGGTTACGCTTTCGTTGCTGAAGGCATTCCGGTGGCGGCTGGTGCAGCTTTTCAAAGCAAATATCGCCGTGAAGTTTTAGGCGACCCCAACGCCGACCAAGTAACCGCCTGCTTTTTTGGTGATGGTGCAGCTAACAACGGTCAATTTTTTGAAACCTTGAATATGGCAGCCTTATGGAAACTGCCAATTATTTTTGTGGTGGAAAATAATAAGTGGGCAATTGGAATGGCACATGACCGCGCCACCTCTGACCCAGAAATTTATAAAAAAGCCAGTGTGTTTAACATGGTGGGCGTAGAAGTAGACGGAATGGATGTACTCGCAGTCCGGTCTGTCGCCCAAGAAGCCGTCGCCCGCGCCCGTGCTGGAGAAGGGCCAACATTAATCGAAGCCCTTACTTACCGCTTCCGTGGTCACTCCCTAGCCGACCCAGACGAGTTACGCAGCAAAGCCGAGAAAGAGTTTTGGTTCTCCCGTGACCCAATTAAGAAACTGGCTGCTTATATGGTGGAACAAAATTTGGCAACTGAGGAAGAACTCAAGTCCATTGACAAGAAGATTCAAGACCTAATTGACGACGCTGTGAAATTTGCCGAAAGCAGTCCTGAACCTGATCCTAGCGAATTGTATCGCTTTATATTTGCAGAAGACGAGTAA
- a CDS encoding IMS domain-containing protein, whose protein sequence is MRIPLDYYRILGLPLAASEEQLRQAYSDRIVQLPRREYSQAAISSRKQIIETAYVVLSNPKERSSYDQLYLSHAYDPDGTTTATVTAGNRTETSHDLDSQGLSIDVPQQELVGALLILQELGEYEQVLKLGKTYLANHNGVASAKIGNHPIEEDFLESSEHPDIVLTVALACLELGREQWQQGYYENAAVSLESGLEMLVSEGIFTSVQAEIQADLYKLRPYRILELLQLSLDKTVERRQGLELLQSILEDRGGIDGTLNDQSGLSIDDFLRFIQQIRHYLTVTEQHKLFEAESKRPSAVATYLAVYALIARGFAQRQPALIRQARQMLLHLGKRQDVHLEQSLCALLLGQTEEATRVLEMSQEYEALAFIREKSQDSPDLLPGLCLYGEQWLQNEVFPHFRDLSRQPAALKDYFANSQVQAYLEALPTDAETTNEWGFINRQPVNAPPPNHRQPNTPGVSRSNQAKMPDLDLPETPNHKRPEYSQVSQPRTNTPPAPAMASRTPTPEIPAASFTSPDRTNSTTGHSLNGKGTGSHPTPKRRRRKPTNQPVNREHRLDNNRDRRPRQRRPISSLDRKTRLVWTVFASLAGILVFWLIISTTFGWLKDIFAPSPGLPENPLAIKLNQPPIEIPDPYSEVMPPDGPLTDAIAEEVIRTWLSTKALALGPNHDVNSLNNILTGASLSQWRLVAQQDKLDNRYRKYDHSIKIEFVSKNDLDPNRAAVLATVKEATQFYENGLKRKSSNESLRVRYDLIRRDGMWRIQSMYVVNQITMNF, encoded by the coding sequence GTGCGAATTCCGCTAGATTACTACCGAATTTTAGGACTACCGTTAGCGGCAAGTGAAGAACAATTGCGGCAAGCATATAGCGATCGCATTGTACAACTGCCACGACGGGAGTATTCTCAAGCAGCAATTTCTTCTCGTAAACAAATTATAGAAACAGCTTACGTGGTTTTATCAAATCCGAAAGAACGTAGCAGTTACGATCAGCTTTATCTGTCCCATGCTTATGATCCTGATGGCACAACTACTGCCACAGTCACCGCAGGCAACCGCACAGAAACTAGTCATGATCTTGATAGCCAAGGCCTGAGTATTGACGTTCCCCAACAGGAATTAGTTGGGGCGTTATTAATTTTGCAAGAGTTAGGGGAATACGAACAAGTCCTCAAACTCGGTAAAACATACCTTGCTAACCATAATGGTGTGGCCTCGGCCAAAATCGGCAATCATCCCATCGAGGAAGATTTTCTCGAAAGCAGCGAACATCCAGATATTGTCCTGACTGTGGCTTTGGCCTGCCTAGAATTGGGGCGGGAACAGTGGCAACAAGGCTATTACGAAAATGCCGCAGTTTCCTTAGAATCTGGGCTAGAAATGCTGGTGAGTGAAGGTATATTTACCAGCGTCCAGGCAGAAATTCAAGCTGACCTTTATAAATTACGTCCTTATCGGATTTTAGAATTACTACAGTTATCTTTAGATAAAACAGTAGAACGCCGCCAAGGCTTAGAATTATTGCAAAGCATCCTGGAAGATCGTGGTGGGATTGATGGCACTCTCAACGATCAATCGGGTTTGAGTATAGATGATTTCCTGCGATTTATTCAGCAAATACGCCACTATTTAACAGTCACAGAACAGCATAAGTTATTTGAAGCCGAAAGTAAGCGCCCATCGGCGGTGGCTACTTACTTAGCTGTTTATGCTTTGATTGCTAGAGGATTTGCCCAACGTCAACCCGCTTTAATTCGTCAAGCTAGGCAAATGCTACTGCATTTGGGTAAGCGTCAAGATGTGCATCTAGAACAGTCACTTTGTGCTTTGTTGTTGGGACAAACCGAAGAAGCAACCCGTGTTTTGGAAATGAGTCAGGAATACGAAGCTTTAGCTTTTATTCGGGAAAAATCCCAAGATTCTCCTGATTTATTACCGGGTTTGTGTTTGTATGGCGAACAGTGGTTACAAAATGAAGTGTTTCCCCATTTTCGGGATTTATCAAGACAGCCAGCCGCACTCAAAGATTACTTTGCCAACTCCCAAGTGCAGGCGTATTTAGAAGCATTACCCACAGATGCAGAAACTACCAACGAGTGGGGTTTCATTAATCGTCAACCTGTTAACGCACCGCCACCAAATCATCGTCAGCCAAATACGCCTGGGGTTTCTCGTTCAAATCAAGCTAAAATGCCAGATTTGGATTTACCAGAAACTCCCAACCATAAACGACCTGAATATTCTCAGGTGTCGCAGCCGAGAACGAATACCCCACCTGCACCAGCTATGGCTAGTCGCACCCCAACGCCAGAAATTCCTGCTGCGTCTTTTACTTCCCCAGACCGGACAAACAGCACAACAGGTCATTCTCTCAATGGTAAAGGTACTGGGTCTCATCCAACACCAAAGCGCAGACGGCGGAAGCCCACAAATCAACCTGTTAACCGAGAACATAGGTTAGATAATAACCGCGATCGCCGCCCCCGCCAACGCCGTCCTATCAGCAGTTTAGACCGCAAAACCAGATTAGTCTGGACAGTATTCGCTTCTTTAGCTGGGATATTAGTTTTCTGGTTAATAATTTCCACCACCTTTGGGTGGTTAAAAGATATCTTTGCCCCATCTCCAGGTTTACCAGAAAACCCCTTAGCAATCAAACTTAATCAACCACCCATAGAAATTCCTGATCCCTATAGTGAAGTAATGCCACCTGACGGCCCCCTCACAGATGCAATAGCCGAAGAAGTAATTCGGACTTGGCTGTCTACCAAAGCTTTAGCATTAGGGCCAAATCATGATGTTAACAGTTTAAATAACATTTTAACTGGTGCATCTTTATCTCAATGGCGATTAGTTGCCCAGCAAGATAAATTAGATAACCGCTATCGCAAATACGACCACAGCATCAAAATAGAATTTGTCAGTAAAAATGACCTAGACCCCAATCGAGCCGCCGTTTTAGCAACTGTTAAAGAAGCAACACAGTTTTATGAAAATGGTCTGAAGAGAAAGTCTTCTAACGAAAGTTTGCGAGTTCGTTATGATTTAATTCGGCGCGATGGTATGTGGCGTATTCAAAGTATGTATGTTGTGAATCAAATTACGATGAATTTTTAA
- a CDS encoding DUF2103 domain-containing protein — protein MDKSTTNSQKANNRKDGRLVWNHSTHLPGLIPILETLCLQEGIHTITPGVIGRVKGHSSKMQLRISVPIRGGYKVIARQGKTVQEVFILTSLVQDELQTAIAIAMKHKST, from the coding sequence ATGGATAAATCTACCACAAACTCGCAAAAAGCAAATAACCGCAAAGATGGCAGACTAGTTTGGAATCACTCTACCCATCTTCCCGGTCTTATTCCCATTTTAGAAACTCTCTGCTTGCAAGAAGGCATTCACACCATTACCCCAGGCGTAATTGGAAGGGTCAAAGGTCATAGCTCCAAAATGCAATTACGTATATCTGTCCCAATTCGCGGGGGTTACAAAGTTATCGCTAGACAAGGTAAAACAGTGCAAGAGGTGTTCATCCTGACTAGTTTAGTTCAGGATGAACTACAAACAGCGATCGCGATCGCCATGAAACATAAATCAACTTAA
- the clpS gene encoding ATP-dependent Clp protease adapter ClpS, protein MLTRLSAAVYGMGTAPTIAPERSSQTIRKQYPNYKVIVLNDDFNTFQHVAECLMKYIPNMTSDRAWDLTNQVHYEGQAIVWVGPQEPAELYHQQLRRAGLTMAPLEAA, encoded by the coding sequence ATGCTTACAAGACTTTCAGCAGCTGTTTACGGGATGGGTACAGCACCAACTATTGCTCCTGAACGGTCTAGTCAAACTATTCGCAAACAATATCCCAATTACAAGGTGATTGTGTTGAACGATGATTTCAATACTTTTCAACACGTCGCTGAGTGCTTGATGAAGTATATCCCGAATATGACTAGCGATCGCGCTTGGGATTTAACGAATCAAGTACATTATGAAGGACAAGCGATCGTTTGGGTAGGGCCGCAAGAACCAGCAGAATTATATCACCAACAGCTGCGCCGAGCCGGTTTAACAATGGCTCCCCTAGAAGCGGCTTAA
- a CDS encoding UbiD family decarboxylase yields the protein MARDLRGFIKILEERGQLRRISALVDPELEIAEISNQMLQKGGPGLLFENVKGASFPVAVNLLGTVERICWAMNMQHPQELETLGKKLSMLQQPKPPKKISQAIDFGKVLFDVLKAKPGRDFFPACQQVVIQGDDLDLNTLPLIRPYPDDAGKIITLGLVITKDCETGTPNVGVYRLQLQSKNTMTVHWLSVRGGARHLRKAAERGKKLEVAIALGVDPLIIMAAATPIPVDLSEWLFAGLYGGSGVQLAKCKTVDLEVPADSEFVLEGTITPGEVLPDGPFGDHMGYYGGVEDSPLIRFQCMTHRKDPIYLTTFSGRPPKEEAMMAIALNRIYTPILRQQVTEIVDFFLPMEALSYKAAIISIDKAYPGQARRAALAFWSALPQFTYTKFVIVVDKDINIRDPRQVVWAISSKVDPTRDVFILPNTPFDTLDFASEKIGLGGRMGIDATTKIPPETEHEWGAPLESDPDVAAMVERRWAEYGLADLQLGEVDPNLFGYDMK from the coding sequence ATGGCGAGAGATTTGCGGGGATTCATCAAAATTTTAGAAGAAAGAGGACAATTACGGCGAATTTCTGCCTTGGTTGACCCAGAATTAGAAATTGCAGAGATTTCTAACCAAATGCTGCAAAAAGGCGGGCCGGGCTTGTTGTTTGAGAATGTCAAAGGTGCTTCCTTCCCCGTGGCGGTGAACTTGCTGGGGACTGTGGAAAGAATATGCTGGGCGATGAATATGCAGCATCCCCAAGAGTTAGAAACCTTGGGTAAAAAGCTGAGTATGCTACAACAGCCAAAACCGCCGAAGAAAATTTCCCAGGCGATAGATTTTGGAAAAGTGCTGTTTGATGTTCTCAAAGCCAAACCAGGGAGAGACTTTTTTCCTGCTTGTCAGCAAGTAGTTATTCAAGGCGATGATTTAGATTTAAATACTTTACCCTTAATTCGTCCTTATCCTGATGATGCTGGCAAGATTATCACACTGGGGTTAGTAATTACCAAAGATTGTGAAACAGGTACGCCGAATGTTGGTGTATATCGCTTGCAATTGCAATCAAAAAATACCATGACTGTTCACTGGCTATCAGTGCGGGGTGGGGCGAGGCACTTACGGAAAGCAGCAGAACGTGGGAAGAAATTAGAAGTAGCGATCGCCCTTGGTGTAGATCCATTAATTATCATGGCAGCTGCTACACCCATCCCAGTCGATTTATCTGAGTGGTTATTTGCTGGGTTGTATGGCGGTTCTGGTGTGCAGTTGGCAAAGTGTAAAACAGTAGATTTAGAAGTTCCGGCTGATTCTGAATTTGTGTTAGAAGGAACAATTACCCCAGGGGAAGTTTTACCAGACGGGCCTTTTGGCGACCACATGGGTTATTACGGCGGTGTGGAAGACTCGCCCTTAATTCGCTTTCAGTGTATGACCCACCGCAAAGACCCGATTTATTTAACAACATTTAGCGGTCGTCCACCCAAAGAAGAAGCGATGATGGCGATCGCACTCAATCGTATATATACCCCAATTCTGCGCCAACAAGTCACAGAAATTGTCGATTTTTTCCTACCAATGGAAGCTTTGAGTTACAAAGCCGCAATTATTTCCATTGATAAAGCCTATCCCGGACAAGCACGCCGCGCCGCCTTAGCCTTTTGGAGTGCGTTACCTCAATTTACATACACCAAATTTGTGATTGTCGTCGATAAAGATATCAATATCCGCGACCCTCGGCAAGTAGTTTGGGCTATTAGTTCTAAAGTTGACCCCACCCGCGACGTGTTTATTTTGCCAAATACACCCTTTGACACCTTAGATTTCGCCAGTGAAAAAATTGGTTTAGGTGGACGGATGGGAATTGATGCAACCACCAAAATTCCCCCAGAAACCGAACATGAATGGGGCGCACCACTAGAATCTGATCCTGATGTCGCCGCAATGGTAGAACGAAGATGGGCAGAATATGGTTTAGCAGATTTGCAGTTAGGCGAAGTTGACCCCAACTTGTTTGGTTATGACATGAAATAA
- a CDS encoding SH3 domain-containing protein: protein MNKNINQSLTKLVITLGLTSISIFVNTGISEQIVFAKSINVKKCDIYAFVTDPDPQGLNVRSGISLRHKILGQVPINETVEIVAATQNWVQITNASAGFAGKGWVSVGKLGLSTRGYGTNGVNLYANAHQHSRKIGKIPAATTVKLLGCQGDWAQVEYQGIKGWLTREDQCGAALTTCS from the coding sequence ATGAATAAAAATATCAATCAGTCCCTGACAAAGCTAGTAATTACATTAGGACTCACAAGTATAAGTATATTTGTAAATACTGGTATATCCGAGCAAATTGTTTTCGCAAAATCAATTAATGTTAAAAAATGTGATATTTATGCTTTTGTTACTGATCCAGATCCACAAGGTTTAAATGTGCGGAGTGGTATAAGTCTGCGTCACAAAATTTTAGGACAAGTACCAATTAACGAAACAGTTGAGATTGTTGCAGCTACTCAAAATTGGGTACAAATTACAAATGCTAGTGCTGGTTTTGCAGGAAAAGGATGGGTATCTGTAGGAAAATTGGGTTTATCCACCCGTGGTTATGGTACTAATGGCGTGAATCTCTACGCTAATGCTCATCAACACAGCCGAAAAATCGGCAAAATCCCGGCTGCGACGACGGTAAAATTATTAGGCTGTCAAGGAGATTGGGCGCAAGTAGAATATCAAGGTATCAAGGGTTGGTTAACTAGAGAAGATCAGTGTGGTGCAGCCTTAACCACTTGTTCGTAA
- a CDS encoding LysM peptidoglycan-binding domain-containing M23 family metallopeptidase, translated as MTFSARLLLLCSLVSTLGLASALPNLEIANAQTANCPTPALNRFQRHKVARGETLESIAQSYNLAPETLIVMNPNVNNGRVSVGSELQIPPYNGIVVEVPTGQSWREVAAKYKVRPDALFEINGCQANPKIVFVPGLNWLPNPPQTTSVIPTNSNTPTRASISGYPLEQAATVGLGYGWQINPRNQEVFFHSGVDLLATVGTPVEAIAPGTVVFAQDQGSYGQLVIINHSAGLQSRYAHLATIKVKVNQQVKTGDLLGTVGTTGEPASKEPHLHFEMRSSSSQGWVAQDPKSYLKK; from the coding sequence ATGACATTTTCTGCTCGTTTGCTTTTGCTTTGTAGCTTAGTTAGTACGTTGGGACTAGCATCAGCACTGCCAAACTTAGAAATAGCTAATGCACAAACCGCCAACTGTCCTACTCCGGCTTTAAATCGCTTTCAACGTCATAAAGTGGCGCGTGGCGAAACTTTAGAAAGCATCGCCCAAAGCTACAATCTCGCGCCTGAAACGCTGATTGTCATGAACCCAAATGTGAATAATGGCCGTGTGAGTGTGGGTAGTGAACTGCAAATACCACCTTATAACGGAATTGTGGTGGAAGTTCCGACTGGACAAAGTTGGCGAGAGGTAGCAGCAAAATATAAGGTTCGTCCTGATGCGCTGTTTGAAATTAATGGTTGTCAAGCAAATCCAAAAATTGTCTTTGTTCCTGGGTTAAATTGGTTGCCAAATCCACCACAGACAACATCTGTGATACCAACAAATTCTAATACACCAACTCGTGCATCTATTAGCGGCTATCCTTTAGAGCAAGCTGCAACTGTGGGGTTGGGTTATGGTTGGCAAATTAATCCTCGCAATCAAGAAGTGTTTTTTCACAGTGGTGTGGATTTGTTAGCAACTGTGGGTACTCCTGTAGAGGCGATCGCACCTGGTACTGTAGTATTTGCTCAAGACCAAGGTAGTTACGGACAATTGGTAATTATTAACCACAGTGCTGGATTGCAAAGCCGCTATGCTCATCTTGCTACTATCAAGGTTAAGGTCAATCAGCAAGTTAAAACAGGTGATCTATTAGGTACGGTGGGGACGACTGGGGAACCAGCTAGTAAAGAACCACATCTTCATTTTGAAATGCGTTCTAGTTCATCCCAAGGATGGGTAGCGCAAGATCCAAAGAGTTATTTGAAGAAGTGA